The Solanum lycopersicum chromosome 6, SLM_r2.1 genome has a window encoding:
- the LOC101250227 gene encoding CPT-binding protein isoform X4: MGLGNEVQKILSWTSVCGNLVLHLVWLILHLIINVWYSVLGIARMVENTLISSGLLKSYNAVNISKVRYLAVVIDSEEARETSKVLELLCWLASVGLKSICLYDREGVLKKSQTAIIEGLNKSQKAIVEGSDHGTLVEHVDLEFVSFADSKPAVAKAANLLFAKHYASTKPEKPNFTESDMSEALQAVGYGGPEPDLLFVYGPVRCHMGFPAWRIRYTEIVHMGTLKSMEFGSLLKAIHKFTKVHQNYGQ, encoded by the exons ATGGGCTTAGGAAATGAGGTGCAGAAGATTCTAAGCTGGACATCTGTG TGTGGTAACCTTGTGCTTCATTTGGTCTGGCTCATCTTACACTTGATCATCAATGTTTGGTACTCTGTATTAGGCATAGCTCGTATGGTTGAGAATACCCTTATTTCTAGTGGGCTGCTAAAGAGTTACAATGCCGTTAACATTAGTAAAGTGCGCTATCTGGCTGTTGTGATTGACAGTGAAGAAGCTCGTGAAACTTCAAAAGTTCTTGAATTATTGTGTTGGCTTGCGTCTGTTGGTTTAAAAAGCATCTGTCTCTATGATCGAGAAG GAGTGCTGAAAAAGTCCCAGACAGCTATTATTGAAGGACTGAACAAGTCCCAGAAAGCCATTGTTGAAGGATCGGATCATGGGACTTTGGTTGAG CATGTAGACCTGGAATTTGTCTCTTTTGCTGATTCAAAACCTGCAGTGGCCAAAGCAGCTAATTTACTCTTTGCCAAGCATTATGCTAGCACAAAACCAGAAAAGCCGAATTTTACAGAGTCTGACATGTCTGAGGCGCTACAAGCTGTAG GTTATGGGGGACCAGAGCCTGATCTTTTATTCGTCTATGGTCCTGTGAGATGTCACATGGGTTTCCCAGCATGGAGAATCCGGTACACTGAGATCGT ACATATGGGGACCTTGAAGTCCATGGAATTTGGTTCCCTCTTAAAAGCCATCCACAAATTCACAAAGGTGCATCAAAACTATG GCCAATGA
- the LOC101250227 gene encoding CPT-binding protein isoform X3 has product MGSLLNFIIYRIRNSYCRSMGLGNEVQKILSWTSVCGNLVLHLVWLILHLIINVWYSVLGIARMVENTLISSGLLKSYNAVNISKVRYLAVVIDSEEARETSKVLELLCWLASVGLKSICLYDREGVLKKSQTAIIEGLNKSQKAIVEGSDHGTLVEKHVDLEFVSFADSKPAVAKAANLLFAKHYASTKPEKPNFTESDMSEALQAVGYGGPEPDLLFVYGPVRCHMGFPAWRIRYTEIVHMGTLKSMEFGSLLKAIHKFTKVHQNYGQ; this is encoded by the exons ATGGGATCGCTGctcaatttcattatttatcgGATAAGAAACTCG TATTGCAGATCAATGGGCTTAGGAAATGAGGTGCAGAAGATTCTAAGCTGGACATCTGTG TGTGGTAACCTTGTGCTTCATTTGGTCTGGCTCATCTTACACTTGATCATCAATGTTTGGTACTCTGTATTAGGCATAGCTCGTATGGTTGAGAATACCCTTATTTCTAGTGGGCTGCTAAAGAGTTACAATGCCGTTAACATTAGTAAAGTGCGCTATCTGGCTGTTGTGATTGACAGTGAAGAAGCTCGTGAAACTTCAAAAGTTCTTGAATTATTGTGTTGGCTTGCGTCTGTTGGTTTAAAAAGCATCTGTCTCTATGATCGAGAAG GAGTGCTGAAAAAGTCCCAGACAGCTATTATTGAAGGACTGAACAAGTCCCAGAAAGCCATTGTTGAAGGATCGGATCATGGGACTTTGGTTGAG AAGCATGTAGACCTGGAATTTGTCTCTTTTGCTGATTCAAAACCTGCAGTGGCCAAAGCAGCTAATTTACTCTTTGCCAAGCATTATGCTAGCACAAAACCAGAAAAGCCGAATTTTACAGAGTCTGACATGTCTGAGGCGCTACAAGCTGTAG GTTATGGGGGACCAGAGCCTGATCTTTTATTCGTCTATGGTCCTGTGAGATGTCACATGGGTTTCCCAGCATGGAGAATCCGGTACACTGAGATCGT ACATATGGGGACCTTGAAGTCCATGGAATTTGGTTCCCTCTTAAAAGCCATCCACAAATTCACAAAGGTGCATCAAAACTATG GCCAATGA
- the LOC101250227 gene encoding CPT-binding protein: protein MGLGNEVQKILSWTSVCGNLVLHLVWLILHLIINVWYSVLGIARMVENTLISSGLLKSYNAVNISKVRYLAVVIDSEEARETSKVLELLCWLASVGLKSICLYDREGVLKKSQTAIIEGLNKSQKAIVEGSDHGTLVEKHVDLEFVSFADSKPAVAKAANLLFAKHYASTKPEKPNFTESDMSEALQAVGYGGPEPDLLFVYGPVRCHMGFPAWRIRYTEIVHMGTLKSMEFGSLLKAIHKFTKVHQNYGQ from the exons ATGGGCTTAGGAAATGAGGTGCAGAAGATTCTAAGCTGGACATCTGTG TGTGGTAACCTTGTGCTTCATTTGGTCTGGCTCATCTTACACTTGATCATCAATGTTTGGTACTCTGTATTAGGCATAGCTCGTATGGTTGAGAATACCCTTATTTCTAGTGGGCTGCTAAAGAGTTACAATGCCGTTAACATTAGTAAAGTGCGCTATCTGGCTGTTGTGATTGACAGTGAAGAAGCTCGTGAAACTTCAAAAGTTCTTGAATTATTGTGTTGGCTTGCGTCTGTTGGTTTAAAAAGCATCTGTCTCTATGATCGAGAAG GAGTGCTGAAAAAGTCCCAGACAGCTATTATTGAAGGACTGAACAAGTCCCAGAAAGCCATTGTTGAAGGATCGGATCATGGGACTTTGGTTGAG AAGCATGTAGACCTGGAATTTGTCTCTTTTGCTGATTCAAAACCTGCAGTGGCCAAAGCAGCTAATTTACTCTTTGCCAAGCATTATGCTAGCACAAAACCAGAAAAGCCGAATTTTACAGAGTCTGACATGTCTGAGGCGCTACAAGCTGTAG GTTATGGGGGACCAGAGCCTGATCTTTTATTCGTCTATGGTCCTGTGAGATGTCACATGGGTTTCCCAGCATGGAGAATCCGGTACACTGAGATCGT ACATATGGGGACCTTGAAGTCCATGGAATTTGGTTCCCTCTTAAAAGCCATCCACAAATTCACAAAGGTGCATCAAAACTATG GCCAATGA
- the LOC101250227 gene encoding CPT-binding protein isoform X1 — protein MGSLLNFIIYRIRNSYCRSMGLGNEVQKILSWTSVCGNLVLHLVWLILHLIINVWYSVLGIARMVENTLISSGLLKSYNAVNISKVRYLAVVIDSEEARETSKVLELLCWLASVGLKSICLYDREGVLKKSQTAIIEGLNKSQKAIVEGSDHGTLVEHVDLEFVSFADSKPAVAKAANLLFAKHYASTKPEKPNFTESDMSEALQAVGYGGPEPDLLFVYGPVRCHMGFPAWRIRYTEIVHMGTLKSMEFGSLLKAIHKFTKVHQNYGQ, from the exons ATGGGATCGCTGctcaatttcattatttatcgGATAAGAAACTCG TATTGCAGATCAATGGGCTTAGGAAATGAGGTGCAGAAGATTCTAAGCTGGACATCTGTG TGTGGTAACCTTGTGCTTCATTTGGTCTGGCTCATCTTACACTTGATCATCAATGTTTGGTACTCTGTATTAGGCATAGCTCGTATGGTTGAGAATACCCTTATTTCTAGTGGGCTGCTAAAGAGTTACAATGCCGTTAACATTAGTAAAGTGCGCTATCTGGCTGTTGTGATTGACAGTGAAGAAGCTCGTGAAACTTCAAAAGTTCTTGAATTATTGTGTTGGCTTGCGTCTGTTGGTTTAAAAAGCATCTGTCTCTATGATCGAGAAG GAGTGCTGAAAAAGTCCCAGACAGCTATTATTGAAGGACTGAACAAGTCCCAGAAAGCCATTGTTGAAGGATCGGATCATGGGACTTTGGTTGAG CATGTAGACCTGGAATTTGTCTCTTTTGCTGATTCAAAACCTGCAGTGGCCAAAGCAGCTAATTTACTCTTTGCCAAGCATTATGCTAGCACAAAACCAGAAAAGCCGAATTTTACAGAGTCTGACATGTCTGAGGCGCTACAAGCTGTAG GTTATGGGGGACCAGAGCCTGATCTTTTATTCGTCTATGGTCCTGTGAGATGTCACATGGGTTTCCCAGCATGGAGAATCCGGTACACTGAGATCGT ACATATGGGGACCTTGAAGTCCATGGAATTTGGTTCCCTCTTAAAAGCCATCCACAAATTCACAAAGGTGCATCAAAACTATG GCCAATGA
- the LOC101250227 gene encoding CPT-binding protein isoform X5 → MVENTLISSGLLKSYNAVNISKVRYLAVVIDSEEARETSKVLELLCWLASVGLKSICLYDREGVLKKSQTAIIEGLNKSQKAIVEGSDHGTLVEKHVDLEFVSFADSKPAVAKAANLLFAKHYASTKPEKPNFTESDMSEALQAVGYGGPEPDLLFVYGPVRCHMGFPAWRIRYTEIVHMGTLKSMEFGSLLKAIHKFTKVHQNYGQ, encoded by the exons ATGGTTGAGAATACCCTTATTTCTAGTGGGCTGCTAAAGAGTTACAATGCCGTTAACATTAGTAAAGTGCGCTATCTGGCTGTTGTGATTGACAGTGAAGAAGCTCGTGAAACTTCAAAAGTTCTTGAATTATTGTGTTGGCTTGCGTCTGTTGGTTTAAAAAGCATCTGTCTCTATGATCGAGAAG GAGTGCTGAAAAAGTCCCAGACAGCTATTATTGAAGGACTGAACAAGTCCCAGAAAGCCATTGTTGAAGGATCGGATCATGGGACTTTGGTTGAG AAGCATGTAGACCTGGAATTTGTCTCTTTTGCTGATTCAAAACCTGCAGTGGCCAAAGCAGCTAATTTACTCTTTGCCAAGCATTATGCTAGCACAAAACCAGAAAAGCCGAATTTTACAGAGTCTGACATGTCTGAGGCGCTACAAGCTGTAG GTTATGGGGGACCAGAGCCTGATCTTTTATTCGTCTATGGTCCTGTGAGATGTCACATGGGTTTCCCAGCATGGAGAATCCGGTACACTGAGATCGT ACATATGGGGACCTTGAAGTCCATGGAATTTGGTTCCCTCTTAAAAGCCATCCACAAATTCACAAAGGTGCATCAAAACTATG GCCAATGA